A stretch of the Medicago truncatula cultivar Jemalong A17 chromosome 5, MtrunA17r5.0-ANR, whole genome shotgun sequence genome encodes the following:
- the LOC120580690 gene encoding F-box/FBD/LRR-repeat protein At1g16930: MKKKDEKRRRRRAADRISSLPDDVLCHILSFVSTQEAVATSVLSKRWTHLWRSIDNIDFKYIEIDSIKSYSKFNNSINSVLISRDAIGGGSHSINRFSLDIEYRLKYLCLRLHVEFVDPIYPGNDDDDGEDEDEDEEDDDDYNDNDDADVDNNDVDNNVVVNVDHRLPKLPIGIFTCKTLVSLNLNWFSVKGFSFSSIGFGFPSLKTLWLSDIHFAQDRDFILLLLGCPVPEDLGLFRIKLHYDEEDSLAIQQFKSLRLPKLIRADITHFVCYYFPLKVLSTSESLCLDIFKLYTKNRKVYQLWQAVISTEKSC; this comes from the exons atgaagaagaaagatgaaaaaCGGCGACGGAGGAGAGCAGCGGATAGAATAAGCAGTTTACCAGACGATGTTCTTTGCCACATTCTCTCTTTTGTCTCCACCCAAGAGGCCGTTGCCACAAGCGTTTTGTCCAAGAGATGGACTCATCTTTGGCGCTCTATAGACAATATCGATTTCAAATACATTGAAATTGATAGCATTAAATCGTATTCCAAATTTAACAACTCTATTAACTCCGTTTTGATCTCTCGAGATGCTATCGGCGGTGGTTCTCATTCCATCAACCGTTTTAGCCTCGACATTGAATATAG ACTCAAGTATCTGTGTCTCCGTCTCCATGTTGAGTTTGTCGATCCCATTTATCCTggtaatgatgatgatgatggtgaggatgaggatgaggatgaggaGGACGACGATGattataatgataatgatgatgctGATGTTGATAATAATGATGTTGATAataatgttgttgttaatgttgatCACCGCTTACCTAAATTGCCCATTGGCATCTTCACGTGTAAAACCCTTGTTAGTCTCAACCTCAATTGGTTCTCTGTCaaaggtttttctttttcttcaattggATTTGGATTTCCATCACTCAAAACCCTTTGGTTGAGTGATATTCACTTCGCTCAAGATCGAGATTTTATCTTGCTTCTACTTGGATGTCCAGTTCCCGAGGATCTAGGATTATTCCGTATAAAGTTGCATTATGATGAGGAGGACTCTCTTGCCATTCAACAGTTTAAAAGCTTAAGATTACCCAAATTGATTAGAGCAGATATTACTCATTTTGTGTGTTACTATTTTCCGCTGAAAGTACTTTCTACTTCTGAGTCTCTGTGCTTAGATATATTCAAGTTGTACACAAAAAACAGAAAAGTCTACCAG CT